TTGAATTTTAACCTGAATATGCCCATTGCTTGCTTTGGGCATTACACCATGCCAGATTGCATTCTCTACATAGGGCTGTATTAGAAGAGTTGGAATGTAGCTATCAGAAAGAGAAATACTCGGATCGCATTCAATGCTATATGTAAATTTTCCCTCGCAACGAAGAGATTCCAATTCTAAATAAAGTTCAAGGGATTCCAGTTCCTCCTTAAGCGTAACATTCATCCTGTTGGAGTTCTCAAGTGTCTTCCTCATCAAACTTGAGAATTTCGACAGGTAATGCAACGAAGAGTCCACATCACACTTAAGAATGTACAGCTGAATTGAGTTCAGCGTATTAAAGATAAAATGTGGATTCATTTGCAAGCTAAGGCTCTGATTTTTCCACAAGTTTTCCTTCTGCTCATGCATGCCAATTTTTCGAACAATACGCAAACGCGCACGGAAAAAAGCGAAGACGATTGCAGCTGCAGCAATTAAGCATAAACCAATAAACCAATAGGTAGCCCAAAAGGGATTTGCAATTGAGAGACTAACAACTGCCGGTTTATTCGACCATACATGGTCATTGTTTTCTGCAGCAATGGTTATCCTATAATCACCTGCTGGGAGTTTGTATAGCCTAATTGTACCTTCTGACGTATAAAACCACTTATTGCTCAGCCCATCTACTCTATAACGGTATCTTACATCACCTGCACACTTGTAGGTTAAGCCATTAAAAGAGATATCAATAAAGTTCTGATCGTGATTTAACCTCAAAAGTTGATCAAGCCCTACTTCCTTATCGTTTACCTTTACAGAAGAAATCATTACTGGAGGAGGAACATTGTTATCAGCCCCTTTCGAAACACTAAAGCGAGATAATCCTGAAATAGTAGCAAAATACACGTAGTCACCCGATACGCAAACATCCTTTACGTCATTACAAATAAGCCCATGTGATGTGTTATAGTGCTTGATGCTATATTTAAGCGGAGAGGTTTGATTAATTGCTATGCGATCTACTCCACGATTAGAACCAACCCATACCTGATTCCCCGAGAAATCAAAACTTGAGATATTGTCAGACTGTAACCCATTTCTAGTACAAATCTGGATTATTTTGCCCCTATTAAGCACTAAAATTCCATTACTTTTCGTGCCTAACCAAAGTCGGTGATCATACTTATTAATAGCACTCTTTACGATGCTCGTATTTAGCAACGAGTTCGACGCTCCTATTTGTCGAACCTTACCCCTCGAATAAAGGAATAGCGAATTAGAAGCAATCCACAAGTCCCCGTTTTGCTCTTCTGCCAACGAGTAAACAATACCGACAAAATCACCAGTCTCATACGAGTCGTAAACGACCTTGCCTTTTAATATCTTTTTAAATCCCCTATTTGATGCAACCCAAATACCTCCATCTCTCGACTTCTCTACTGCGCGTGGAAGCAATGCATAATTTGGATTTTTGTTATGCTTCACCAACGTCTTTTCTACAGGATCAATTCTGTCATTATCTATACGATAAAGAATGTCGGAACAAATCCAAACTGACTTGTTGTACCCTAGGCAACCAAGCCCCTTAACAGAAGTCGTATGATTCTTACCATCTACAAAGTGTCTAATTTCCCCATCCTTATTAATCTTCGAAACAAAGCCATCAGCATAGCCAACCCACACTTCATTGTTGTTACAGGTAACTTTCGACACCTTGTCGGAAAAAAGTCCATTCTTCGTGGTATAGTTTACAAATGATAGTGAAGGGGTGAAAAAAACACCTGAATTTAAAGTAGAAAACCAATAAGAACCTTCCCTATCCTGAAGTATTGACGTAACAATCTCTTTGTCGAGAATTTTAAATGAAGGAGCATGACTGAAATTTTCGTTTGGATAGCAGTAAGCGCCATGTCCATTTATGGATAGCCATATTTGCGAATCTCGATCCTGATAGATTCCCGTTATAGCATCAACCATTTCGTACTTTTTACACCAGCCATTCCCTGCTACGTAGACTATCCTATCCAAAGAAAATATCTTATTCCCATTCTTCAGTTTTGCAGCATAGAGATGAGTTGGAAATATCTTCGAATTATAAATAAAGGAAGTTTTTTTAGAATCACGCACTTCAATAGGTCCTGAAGGAACAAATTGAAAAGAGATAAATGGGTTACTCTTAGAAAAATCAAAAAGTACTACACTCTTTTGATTCGGATATTTAAAGCTGACGATGCCATTCTGCCTAACAACAACTGCCCCTTTTTCTTTAAATGAGATCATCACCGAAGAATCGGAAAGAGGAACAAATGAATCGCGTATATGCCCCTTATTTGTATATAAATTATCCTGAATCTGTGAATTATATATGAAAGGAACTAATTTCGAGGATCTAAAATGGTATAAGTTACCCTTTAGCGAAACAAACCAGAGCTGCTTCTTACTATCTTCTTTAATTTCGAGAATCGATGAATTTCTGAATTCTTTAGGTCTTTCAATTTGAACAAAGTGTTTCCCATCAAATTTACACACCCCATATGCTGTTGCAAACCAAATATAACCCTTAGAATCTTGATAAACCTGAAAGATTTCATTAGTTAGTAAGCCATCGGAAACGGTGTACTGCTTTAAATTCGGAACCTGGGATGTTGCACTAAAAATCAGAAGATTCAAAGTCCCGAAAAGTAATACCCTAAAAAAAAGTTTCATTAACTAACAAGGCTGAAGGTTTGACCGACAATATATAAAAAAAGGCAGGATTTTATCCTGCCTTTTCATTTATTCTAGGATTACGCTATTCTGCGGAATAATCCATATTAGCCAATCTCTTATACGAGTTATACCTCCACTTTGCATTCTCCTCAGAAGCTGCAAATAACTCATCGGCAACTTCAGGGAATCCTTTCTTAAGCGAAGTATAGCGAACCTCACTCATAAGGAAGTTTTGGAACTTCGCCCATTCTGGTTCTTTAGAGTCGATGGTAAATGGATTTTTGCCTTCTGCTTCCAGTTGTGGGTTGAAGCGATATAGATGCCAGTAACCACATTCTACAGCTAACTTCGCTTCCTTTTGAGAGTGCCCCATACCATTCTTCAAACCATGGTTAATACATGGAGAATATGCAATTATAAGCGATGGTCCTGGATAAGCCTCTGCTTCCTTAATAGCCTGGAAGTATTGGTTCTGATTTGCGCCCATCGAAACTTGGGCAACATATACATAACCATACGACATAGCAATCATGCCTAAGTCTTTCTTACGAATACGCTTACCTGATGCAGCAAATTTTGCTACTGCAGCAACAGGAGTCGACTTAGAAGACTGTCCCCCGGTATTTGAGTAAACCTCAGTATCCATTACGAGAATATTTACGTCTTCGCCAGAAGCAATTACGTGATCGAGTCCACCGAATCCTATATCGTATGCCCAACCATCACCACCGAAGATCCACTGAGATTTCTTTACGAAGTAACTCTTAATAGCAAGCAGGTCCTTAGCAACTTCTGAAGTTTCGGTTGCAAGTGCAGCCTCCAACTTTGCAGAAGCAGCACGGCTCTTTTCTGCGAAAGCCATGTTCTCGATCCACTCCTTAGCAGCAGCAGCAGTATCAGCACTAAATGATTCAAGATTAGCAACGAGCTTATTCTTGATAGTTTCTCGCATTTTTTCAACCCCTACTCGCATACCAAGACCAAACTCTGCATTATCTTCAAATAGCGAGTTTGCCCATGCAGGACCATGCCCCTTAGCATTAGTACAGTATGGAGTCGCTGGTGCAGAACCACCATAGATAGAAGAACATCCGGTAGCATTGGCAACCATCATCCTATCACCAAAAAGTTGGGTAATAGCCTTAATATATGGGGTTTCACCACATCCAGCACAAGCCCCAGAGAACTCAAATAAAGGTTGAGCAAACTGAAGATTCTTAACAGTCTTAGTCTTGTCAAGAATTGTATCCTTGTAGCCAACCTTACCATGCATGTAGTTCCAACGCTCTACCTCATTCATTTGGGTGTCGAGATGCTTCATAACAAGAGCCTTGTTAGGAGCAGGACATACATCAGCACAGTTGCCGCAACCTGTACAGTCAAGCGGACTTACCTGAATACGGAATTGGAATTCCTTAACAGCACCATTCCCCTTAACCAATTGAGTTCCTTCTGGAACACCAGCAGCCTCTTCCTGAGTTAATAGGAATGGACGGATAGCTGCGTGAGGGCATACATAAGCACACTGGTTACATTGAATACAGTTATTACCTTGCCACTCTGGAATGTTTACTGCAGCACCACGCTTTTCGTAAGCAGTAGTTCCTGCAGGGAACGTACCATCTTCCCAACCAAGGAATGCGCTAACAGGTAGATCATCCCCCATCTGTGCGTTGATTGGATCGGCTATTTTTTGGATGAACTCAGGAGCATTCGTATTGAAAGTTAGAGGCTCAGCCACAATCGAAGCCCACTCAGCAGGAACTTCAATCTTAACAGCATCACCACCACGATCAACAGCAGCATTGTTCATGTTAACAATTTCCTCGCCCTTCTTTCCGTAACTCTTTACAATAGCCTTCTTCATTTGCTCAACAGCCTTTTCATAAGGGATCACGTTGGCAATCTTAAAGAATGCTGATTGAAGAATAGTGTTGGTACGATTACCAAGACCAATCTTTTCTGCAATTGCGGTTGCGTTGATAATGTAGAAGTTTACCTTTTTCTCAGCAAGAATCTTCTTTACTGAACTTGGCAGTTTAGCCTTGGTTTCCTCTACATCCCAAACAGAGTTCAAAAGAAAAGTTCCGTTCTCCTTAATACCACGAAGCATGTCGTACTTCCAAAGGTAGGAAGGAACGTGACAAGCCACAAAATCAGGAGTTGAAACCAAGTAAGAAGAACGAATTGGAGAGTCTCCGAAACGAAGGTGAGAAATAGTGATACCACCCGATTTCTTTGAATCGTAGGCAAAATATGCCTGACAATACTTATTGGTAGAATTTCCAATAATTTTGATAGTATTCTTGTTAGCACCTACAGTACCATCAGAACCCAAACCATAGAATTTACCCTCAAAGGTACCAGCAGCTGCTAGCGAAACTTCAGGGAGTACTGGAAGCGACTTGAAAGTCACATCGTCTACGATACCAATGGTAAAGTGATCCTTTGGCTCGTTAAGCTTAAGATTCTCGTATACTGCGATGATTTGTGCTGGGGTAGTATCCTTAGAAGATAAACCGTAGCGACCACCAACAATAACTGGTGCATTTTTCTTTCCGTAGAATAGATCCTTAATCTCGAGGTATAAAGGTTCTCCATTAGCACCAGGCTCCTTTGTCCTATCAAGTACAGCAACACGCTTAACCGTTTTGGGAAGCACATCGAAGAAATACTTGGCTGAGAATGGACGGTAAAGGTGAATGTTAAGCAAACCAACCTTTTCGCCCTTTGCCGCCATTAGGTGATCAATAACTTCCTTGATAGGATCGGTTACAGATCCCATAGCAATGATAATATTTTCTGCGTTAGGATCGCCGTAGAAAGTATAAGGCTTGTACTCACGACCTGTGATCTTGCTAATCTGCTTCATGTAATCAGCAACTACATCAGGAATAGCATCGTAGTACTTATTACTAACCTCGCGAGTTTGGAAGTAAATATCAGGGTTCTGCGCTGTACCGCGGGTAACAGGATGCTCTGGGTTAAGCGCTCTATCACGGAATTCCTGTAGAGCTTGGTGGTCAAGAAGTGACTCCAAATCGGCCATATCCAACTCCTCAATTTTTTGAATTTCGTGAGAAGTACGGAATCCATCGAAGAAGTGAAGGAAAGGAATGCGAGTTTTAATCGACGTTAGGTGAGCTATACCAGCAAGATCCATAACCTCTTGAACCGAACCAGTTGCCAACATGGCAAATCCAGTAGGACGAGCGGCCATAACATCCTGATGATCACCAAAGATAGAAAGAGATTGAGCAGCCAAAGCACGAGCAGATACATGGAAAACACCAGGAAGCATTTCTCCAGAAATCTTATACATGTTTGGCAGCATCAACATAAGACCTTGCGAAGCTGTAAATGTGGTGGTTAATGCTCCAGCTTGAAGAGAACCGTGTACAGCACCAGCTGCTCCTGCTTCCGATTGCATTTCTACTACTTTAACCGTCTCTCCAAAAATGTTTTTCTTACCATTTGCGGCCCACTCGTCGACATATTCTGCCATAGTAGACGAAGGGGTGATGGGATAAATGGCCGCTACTTCGCTGAACATATAGGCGATATGCGCAGCAGCATAATTACCATCACAGGTAATGAACTTTTTGCTTTTTGTCATCGTCACTTAATTTATTAAGGAATAAGCATTTGCTTTAGTCGTGGTACAAAAATAAGGAAAAATAATAGCTCTGCCACCTTGCAATATTTGTTTGGCTATACACCAAACTAACTGCTAATTAAATAACAATTTAATTGCAGGTATTCCAGCTAATTGAAGGATTAAAATATTATAAATCAAAAAACACTTATAACCCTATTTAACAAAAGAAGAGACTCTTAAGCCTCCTCCTTTATTATTAATCGCTGTTCATCGATATTAAAAACTCCTCGTTCGAGACGGTTTTTGACATTCGATCTCGAAGAAATGTCATTGCCTCTACGGAATTCATATCCGACAGATAGTTTCGGAGTATCCAAATGCGCTGCAGCGCTTCCTTGTCGAGAAGCAGGTCGTCGCGACGAGTGCTCGAAAGGGTAACATCTACCGCAGGGAAGACTCTTCTGTTTGCCAACTTTCTATCCAACTGAAGTTCCATATTTCCAGTTCCCTTAAACTCTTCAAAGATTACATCATCCATCTTAGAACCAGTATCAGTAAGAGCTGTGGCAAGAATGGTAAGTGAACCTCCGTTTTCGATATTACGGGCAGCTCCAAAGAAGCGCTTAGGCTTATGTAGTGCGTTTGCATCTACACCACCAGAAAGCACCTTGCCCGATGCTGGTTGAACAGTATTGTACGCACGAGCCAAACGAGTAATCGAATCGAGTAAAATCACCACGTCGTGACCACACTCCACCAAACGCTTAGCCTTTTCAAGAACAATATTGGCAACCTTAACATGGCGCTCCGCAGGCTCGTCGAAGGTAGAGGCAACCACCTCTGCCTTTACACTGCGAGCCATATCAGTAACTTCCTCTGGACGTTCATCAATAAGAAGCACTATCATATATACCTCTGGATGGTTGTCGGCAATTGCATTGGCAATTTCCTTTAGAAGCATCGTTTTACCAGTTTTAGGCTGAGCAACGATAAGACCTCTTTGTCCCTTACCTATTGGAGAGAAAAGATCAACCACACGAGCAGATAGGTTATTATGTCCCTTACCAACCAAAGTGAATTTTTCGGTAGGAAATAATGGGGTTAGGTAATCGAAAGGAACACGATCGCGTATAAAATCAGGATCGCGCCCATTTATTGATTGTACCTTTATTAAAGGAAAGTACTTTTCCCCTTCTTTTGGGGGACGAATCTCACCTGTAATTGTATCGCCAGTTTTAAGCCCGAAAAGCTTAATCTGCGACATCGACACGTAAATGTCATCAGGAGAATTGAGGTAGTTGTAATCCGACGAACGCATAAAGCCATATCCATCGGGCATTATTTCGAGAACTCCAGTA
This window of the uncultured Acetobacteroides sp. genome carries:
- a CDS encoding two-component regulator propeller domain-containing protein — protein: MKLFFRVLLFGTLNLLIFSATSQVPNLKQYTVSDGLLTNEIFQVYQDSKGYIWFATAYGVCKFDGKHFVQIERPKEFRNSSILEIKEDSKKQLWFVSLKGNLYHFRSSKLVPFIYNSQIQDNLYTNKGHIRDSFVPLSDSSVMISFKEKGAVVVRQNGIVSFKYPNQKSVVLFDFSKSNPFISFQFVPSGPIEVRDSKKTSFIYNSKIFPTHLYAAKLKNGNKIFSLDRIVYVAGNGWCKKYEMVDAITGIYQDRDSQIWLSINGHGAYCYPNENFSHAPSFKILDKEIVTSILQDREGSYWFSTLNSGVFFTPSLSFVNYTTKNGLFSDKVSKVTCNNNEVWVGYADGFVSKINKDGEIRHFVDGKNHTTSVKGLGCLGYNKSVWICSDILYRIDNDRIDPVEKTLVKHNKNPNYALLPRAVEKSRDGGIWVASNRGFKKILKGKVVYDSYETGDFVGIVYSLAEEQNGDLWIASNSLFLYSRGKVRQIGASNSLLNTSIVKSAINKYDHRLWLGTKSNGILVLNRGKIIQICTRNGLQSDNISSFDFSGNQVWVGSNRGVDRIAINQTSPLKYSIKHYNTSHGLICNDVKDVCVSGDYVYFATISGLSRFSVSKGADNNVPPPVMISSVKVNDKEVGLDQLLRLNHDQNFIDISFNGLTYKCAGDVRYRYRVDGLSNKWFYTSEGTIRLYKLPAGDYRITIAAENNDHVWSNKPAVVSLSIANPFWATYWFIGLCLIAAAAIVFAFFRARLRIVRKIGMHEQKENLWKNQSLSLQMNPHFIFNTLNSIQLYILKCDVDSSLHYLSKFSSLMRKTLENSNRMNVTLKEELESLELYLELESLRCEGKFTYSIECDPSISLSDSYIPTLLIQPYVENAIWHGVMPKASNGHIQVKIQNAGTFVKCSIVDDGIGRVKSQEIQNMSLVRKHKSFATKITGQRIEILRSLYNKEFSFEYVDKYDDEGNAFGTEVILIFPRDFVSVKHVTQIVE
- the nifJ gene encoding pyruvate:ferredoxin (flavodoxin) oxidoreductase; amino-acid sequence: MTKSKKFITCDGNYAAAHIAYMFSEVAAIYPITPSSTMAEYVDEWAANGKKNIFGETVKVVEMQSEAGAAGAVHGSLQAGALTTTFTASQGLMLMLPNMYKISGEMLPGVFHVSARALAAQSLSIFGDHQDVMAARPTGFAMLATGSVQEVMDLAGIAHLTSIKTRIPFLHFFDGFRTSHEIQKIEELDMADLESLLDHQALQEFRDRALNPEHPVTRGTAQNPDIYFQTREVSNKYYDAIPDVVADYMKQISKITGREYKPYTFYGDPNAENIIIAMGSVTDPIKEVIDHLMAAKGEKVGLLNIHLYRPFSAKYFFDVLPKTVKRVAVLDRTKEPGANGEPLYLEIKDLFYGKKNAPVIVGGRYGLSSKDTTPAQIIAVYENLKLNEPKDHFTIGIVDDVTFKSLPVLPEVSLAAAGTFEGKFYGLGSDGTVGANKNTIKIIGNSTNKYCQAYFAYDSKKSGGITISHLRFGDSPIRSSYLVSTPDFVACHVPSYLWKYDMLRGIKENGTFLLNSVWDVEETKAKLPSSVKKILAEKKVNFYIINATAIAEKIGLGNRTNTILQSAFFKIANVIPYEKAVEQMKKAIVKSYGKKGEEIVNMNNAAVDRGGDAVKIEVPAEWASIVAEPLTFNTNAPEFIQKIADPINAQMGDDLPVSAFLGWEDGTFPAGTTAYEKRGAAVNIPEWQGNNCIQCNQCAYVCPHAAIRPFLLTQEEAAGVPEGTQLVKGNGAVKEFQFRIQVSPLDCTGCGNCADVCPAPNKALVMKHLDTQMNEVERWNYMHGKVGYKDTILDKTKTVKNLQFAQPLFEFSGACAGCGETPYIKAITQLFGDRMMVANATGCSSIYGGSAPATPYCTNAKGHGPAWANSLFEDNAEFGLGMRVGVEKMRETIKNKLVANLESFSADTAAAAKEWIENMAFAEKSRAASAKLEAALATETSEVAKDLLAIKSYFVKKSQWIFGGDGWAYDIGFGGLDHVIASGEDVNILVMDTEVYSNTGGQSSKSTPVAAVAKFAASGKRIRKKDLGMIAMSYGYVYVAQVSMGANQNQYFQAIKEAEAYPGPSLIIAYSPCINHGLKNGMGHSQKEAKLAVECGYWHLYRFNPQLEAEGKNPFTIDSKEPEWAKFQNFLMSEVRYTSLKKGFPEVADELFAASEENAKWRYNSYKRLANMDYSAE
- the rho gene encoding transcription termination factor Rho, whose amino-acid sequence is MYDILELNSKLLSDLKEIAKQLNIKRVDSLKKQDLIYKILDEQALQAATATPQKEVSSRRKADAPKKEDKKEVKQVTEETSKKEEKSVPSVESVEELKPQDPEELKIKRERLKKGSVRFERVVGYTGDTSSSTDSSADSTQQKSEKTHGRQERAFSRQQEGKQRQEKTSQRQPMEQRGLGSKQPSSEKVVLDEIIEDAYSEPTVEVEDEGDVFISSDVNKMPEEVAATMPEDLFDTRSQEPQPSVSSKKNDRYEFDGRIKATGVLEIMPDGYGFMRSSDYNYLNSPDDIYVSMSQIKLFGLKTGDTITGEIRPPKEGEKYFPLIKVQSINGRDPDFIRDRVPFDYLTPLFPTEKFTLVGKGHNNLSARVVDLFSPIGKGQRGLIVAQPKTGKTMLLKEIANAIADNHPEVYMIVLLIDERPEEVTDMARSVKAEVVASTFDEPAERHVKVANIVLEKAKRLVECGHDVVILLDSITRLARAYNTVQPASGKVLSGGVDANALHKPKRFFGAARNIENGGSLTILATALTDTGSKMDDVIFEEFKGTGNMELQLDRKLANRRVFPAVDVTLSSTRRDDLLLDKEALQRIWILRNYLSDMNSVEAMTFLRDRMSKTVSNEEFLISMNSD